Proteins found in one Carcharodon carcharias isolate sCarCar2 chromosome 8, sCarCar2.pri, whole genome shotgun sequence genomic segment:
- the dbh gene encoding dopamine beta-hydroxylase — MRDGQCWRRLRLRETISIYLTTLLIILGVLVSSFNPIAPRHSSFPYRVPLDPQGVAELAWNVSYSQEAVYFRLLIRQLKFGMLFGMSDRGDIRNADLVILWTDGQKSYFGDAWTDQQARIHLDVQQDYQLIDAQQSSQGLYLTFKRQFNTCDKNDYVIEGGTVHLLYRFLERPTASLESIDLKSLTGGTQRVQLLKPTISTPTLPPDIKVLEVLAPNVTIPDQETTYWCYISRLPRDFPVHHIIMYEPVIAQGNEAIVHHMEVFQCAPQFDQIPSYNGPCDSKMKPARLNYCRHVLAAWAMGAQPFYYPKDVGLVIGGANSSKYLRLEVHYHNPLRMSGRLDNSGIRLFYTPTLRKFNAGIMELGLVYTPVMAIPPGEASFVLSGYCTGECTKQSLPQSGIHIFASQLHTHLAGTKVKTVLVQGGVEVAMVNADGHYSTHFQEIRLLQKEITVLPGDVLITSCTYNTEDRNRVTVGGFGINEEMCVNYVHYYPQTQLELCKSAVDISYLQKFFTFINRIDDDEICTCPQVPVVEQFNAVTWNLFSSRVLRAVYDSAPISVHCNKSSAVRFPGNWDKQPLPRVTAVMSESSDRCQRLSHVVSGEATVVNFTASKPGE, encoded by the exons AtgagggatggtcagtgttggCGGAGGCTCAGACTCCGGGAGACTATCTCCATCTATTTGACCACGTTGCTGATCATCCTGGGGGTCCTGGTGTCGTCCTTTAACCCCATCGCCCCCAGGCACAGCTCTTTTCCCTATCGGGTGCCCTTGGACCCCCAGGGAGTAGCTGAGCTGGCCTGGAATGTCAGCTATTCCCAGGAAGCTGTGTATTTCCGCCTTTTGATCAGGCAGTTGAAGTTTGGGATGCTGTTTGGAATGTCAGACAGAGGAGACATTAGGAATGCTGATTTGGTCATTCTCTGGACTGATGGCCAGAAGTCTTACTTTGGG GATGCCTGGACTGATCAACAGGCACGAATTCACTTGGACGTGCAGCAGGATTACCAGCTGATTGATGCTCAACAATCTTCCCAGGGCCTTTACCTCACCTTCAAGAGACAATTCAACACTTGTGATAAAAATGACTAcgtcattgag GGTGGAACAGTCCATCTCCTGTACAGATTCCTTGAGCGACCAACAGCTTCACTGGAATCAATAGACCTGAAGTCCTTGACCGGGGGCACACAGAGGGTGCAGCTACTGAAGCCGACCATCAGCACTCCCACACTGCCCCCAGATATTAAGGTGCTGGAAGTCCTTGCTCCCAATGTGACAATCCCTGACCAGGAGACAACATATTGGTGTTACATCAGCCGCTTGCCCAGAGACTTCCCTGTACATCATATCATTATG TATGAACCAGTAATTGCGCAAGGAAATGAAGCTATTGTCCACCACATGGAGGTATTCCAATGTGCACCACAGTTTGACCAGATCCCATCATATAATGGGCCATGTGACTCCAAGATGAAGCCTGCACGGCTGAATTACTGCAGACATGTGCTGGCAGCCTGGGCAATGGGCGCTCAG CCATTCTATTACCCAAAAGATGTAGGGCTCGTGATTGGTGGAGCCAATTCCTCCAAGTATTTGCGTCTGGAAGTTCATTACCATAACCCCCTGAGGATGTCTG GAAGGCTGGATAATTCTGGGATTCGCCTGTTCTACACTCCCACTTTACGGAAGTTCAACGCAGGAATCATGGAGCTGGGGCTTGTGTACACACCAGTCATGGCTATTCCACCTGGTGAAGCAAGCTTTGTACTCAGTGGATATTGTACAGGAGAGTGCACCAAGCAG AGCCTGCCACAATCTGGGATTCACATCTTTGCCTCACAGCTTCACACTCACCTTGCTGGAACTAAGGTGAAGACGGTTCTTGTTCAGGGTGGGGTTGAGGTGGCCATGGTCAATGCTGATGGACATTATAGTACTCACTTTCAG GAAATCCGACTTCTACAAAAAGAAATCACTGTCCTGCCT GGAGATGTTCTGATAACCTCCTGCACGTACAACACCGAGGACCGGAATCGTGTGACAGTG GGGGGATTTGGAATCAATGAAGAAATGTGTGTGAACTACGTGCACTATTATCCCCAGACACAACTGGAATTGTGCAAAAGTGCTGTGGATATCAGCTACCTGCAGAAGTTTTTCACCTTCATCAACAG GATTGACGATGACGAAATCTGCACTTGTCCCCAAGTCCCAGTAGTAGAACAGTTCAATGCTGTGACCTGGAATCTATTCAGCAGTCGAGTGCTGAGAGCAGTATATGATTCTGCCCCCATCTCTGTGCATTGCAACAAATCTTCTGCTGTTCGTTTCCCG GGTAACTGGGACAAGCAGCCACTCCCACGGGTGACTGCGGTGATGTCAGAATCATCGGATCGCTGCCAGAGATTGAGTCACGTGGTGTCGGGAGAGGCAACAGTCGTCAATTTCACCGCCAGTAAACCAGGAGAGTGA